Proteins co-encoded in one Clostridia bacterium genomic window:
- a CDS encoding site-specific integrase: MYYIKSTKFSTRKRTTKKGEVYDVVFRVVDERGVQHQKTLCGYETPKLAAKAYRQFVTTQCTEQPANLEVAKKRVLFDDAYRDYITYLTASTKESSLVTVEGAMRNFVLPAFAGRALDSITEGDLYRWQDGMLARRKSNGQLYARGYVLRIQKRFKTFFAWAALRYNARNPFARVTMPRTVQKSLAGPKIEFWERDEFMQFIDVVDDDVYRALFTLLFYTGIRKGEAFALRPEDYDGSSLRINKTVTTKTTDDAAWKVTSNKTETDHTIPLADPARRALDEYITKVAPEGPFLFGGARPLPAETVRRKFARYTAAAGVKAIKIHGLRHSFVSMCIHVGGNYTVIASLIGDTPEQVLKTYGHMWASDKDAIIKLLD, from the coding sequence ATGTATTATATCAAATCTACCAAGTTCTCCACGCGCAAGCGCACTACCAAGAAGGGCGAGGTCTACGACGTCGTATTTCGCGTGGTGGACGAGCGCGGGGTGCAGCACCAAAAAACGCTTTGCGGCTACGAGACACCAAAGCTCGCCGCGAAGGCCTATCGGCAGTTCGTCACAACGCAATGTACCGAGCAACCGGCCAATCTTGAGGTCGCAAAAAAGCGGGTGCTATTCGATGACGCCTATCGGGACTATATAACCTACCTGACCGCCAGCACCAAAGAGTCCTCGCTTGTGACGGTCGAGGGCGCCATGCGCAACTTTGTTTTGCCCGCGTTCGCAGGCCGGGCGCTCGATTCTATCACCGAGGGAGATCTATACAGGTGGCAGGACGGAATGTTGGCGCGGCGCAAGTCGAATGGGCAATTATACGCGCGTGGGTATGTGCTACGCATTCAAAAGCGCTTCAAGACCTTTTTTGCGTGGGCGGCTTTGCGCTACAACGCGCGTAATCCGTTTGCCCGCGTGACAATGCCTCGCACCGTCCAAAAGTCGCTCGCAGGCCCAAAAATCGAGTTTTGGGAGCGCGACGAGTTTATGCAGTTTATCGACGTCGTGGATGACGACGTCTATCGCGCCCTGTTCACGCTGCTATTCTACACCGGCATCCGCAAAGGCGAGGCGTTCGCGTTGCGCCCAGAGGACTACGATGGATCCTCTCTGCGCATCAATAAGACGGTGACCACCAAGACCACCGACGACGCCGCGTGGAAGGTGACCAGCAATAAGACCGAAACCGACCACACCATTCCTCTCGCGGATCCTGCCCGCCGCGCCCTCGATGAATATATCACTAAGGTGGCGCCGGAGGGGCCGTTTCTCTTTGGCGGGGCGCGCCCCTTGCCGGCCGAAACCGTGCGCCGCAAGTTCGCCCGATACACCGCCGCGGCCGGCGTAAAAGCAATAAAAATACACGGACTCCGGCACTCTTTTGTATCCATGTGCATTCACGTTGGCGGCAATTACACGGTAATCGCCAGCCTGATCGGCGACACGCCCGAACAGGTGCTCAAGACCTACGGCCACATGTGGGCATCCGACAAAGATGCCATTATTAAACTATTAGATTAG
- a CDS encoding helix-turn-helix transcriptional regulator, with translation MFYEKLKMLCDQKGISVTQLTNELGCSQSNVTRWKAGANPRPGIVRAVADYFGVDVSFFYGGTAAQGNNIVQGINHSTVTITNDSSHTRELSEIEAELLRVCEKLDTRKKAELLAKAYSLLEE, from the coding sequence ATGTTCTACGAAAAACTAAAAATGCTATGCGATCAAAAGGGGATATCGGTAACGCAGCTCACGAATGAGTTGGGATGCAGTCAAAGCAATGTCACGCGCTGGAAGGCCGGGGCAAATCCGCGGCCGGGTATCGTAAGAGCAGTGGCCGATTATTTTGGCGTGGATGTTTCCTTCTTTTACGGCGGAACAGCCGCGCAAGGCAACAACATTGTGCAAGGGATAAACCATAGCACGGTGACCATCACGAATGATAGTTCTCATACGCGGGAGCTGTCCGAAATAGAGGCGGAATTATTGAGGGTTTGCGAAAAACTCGATACTCGTAAAAAAGCAGAATTGCTTGCAAAAGCATATTCGCTTCTTGAGGAATAA
- a CDS encoding helix-turn-helix domain-containing protein yields the protein MTKYYTCEEVAEMYKVAVKTVWKWIREGKLKAIRIDRYYRVRQEDIDAFEHRAV from the coding sequence ATGACAAAGTATTACACCTGCGAGGAAGTGGCCGAAATGTACAAGGTAGCAGTCAAAACAGTTTGGAAGTGGATCCGAGAGGGGAAACTGAAGGCCATTCGCATTGACCGCTACTACCGTGTTCGTCAAGAGGATATCGATGCCTTTGAGCATCGCGCTGTTTAA